One window of the Chryseotalea sp. WA131a genome contains the following:
- the trpC gene encoding indole-3-glycerol phosphate synthase TrpC, with product MNILNQIIEHKRKEVADRKSLYPTKLLEQSIYFGSPTVSLKKCIQRSDKSGIIAEIKRKSPSRGMINNSVSVERTSIGYMQAGASALSVLTDKEFFGGSNDDLTIARKFNFCPILRKDFTVDEYQIIEAKSIGADAILLIAAVLSPEEIRQFAIQAKQLGLEVLLEVHSLEELKRSITDEIDLIGVNNRDLQSFNVSLDVSRDLAAHIPNLFVKVSESGIESPEAIVELKKFGYEGFLMGQNFMQHNRPEEAAKEFVRQLKRLEDVRS from the coding sequence ATGAATATCCTGAACCAAATAATTGAGCACAAGCGCAAAGAAGTTGCCGATCGGAAATCGCTGTATCCAACGAAGTTGTTGGAGCAAAGTATTTATTTCGGATCGCCCACCGTTTCGCTAAAGAAATGCATTCAGCGCAGCGATAAATCAGGAATCATTGCCGAGATAAAACGAAAGTCGCCCAGCCGAGGTATGATCAATAATTCTGTTTCTGTTGAGCGAACTTCCATTGGTTACATGCAGGCGGGTGCTTCAGCACTTTCGGTTCTTACCGATAAAGAATTTTTTGGTGGAAGCAACGATGATTTGACAATCGCGCGCAAGTTTAATTTCTGCCCCATCCTGCGCAAAGATTTTACCGTTGACGAATATCAAATCATTGAAGCAAAGTCCATTGGGGCAGATGCCATTTTATTGATTGCTGCGGTACTTTCACCAGAGGAGATACGGCAATTTGCCATCCAAGCAAAGCAATTGGGCTTAGAGGTTTTATTGGAAGTACATTCGCTAGAGGAATTGAAACGCAGCATTACAGATGAGATCGATTTAATCGGTGTCAACAATCGCGACTTGCAATCTTTTAATGTTAGCTTGGATGTTTCTCGTGATTTGGCCGCTCATATTCCCAATTTATTTGTGAAGGTGAGCGAGAGTGGAATCGAATCACCAGAAGCCATTGTTGAATTGAAGAAGTTTGGGTACGAAGGTTTTTTAATGGGTCAGAATTTTATGCAACACAATAGGCCTGAAGAGGCTGCGAAGGAGTTTGTGAGGCAGTTGAAAAGATTGGAGGATGTGAGAAGTTAG
- a CDS encoding aminodeoxychorismate/anthranilate synthase component II — protein MKILVLDNYDSFTYNLVHIIRELDYAMDIYRNDEIRLEDVSRYDKILLSPGPGIPKEAGIMKALIKEYSPSKSILGVCLGHQGIAESFGGTLYNLPNVLHGVTSTLQIMDSKEKLFDSLPMEFTVCHYHSWVVDPNTLPVEVKITANNAQGLVMAIAHQKYDVRGVQFHPESIMTEYGKQMMKNWLLI, from the coding sequence ATGAAAATTCTAGTCCTCGATAATTACGATTCTTTCACCTATAACCTGGTTCACATCATTCGTGAGTTAGATTATGCAATGGATATTTATCGCAACGATGAAATCAGATTGGAAGATGTGAGTCGGTATGATAAAATATTGCTTTCACCCGGCCCGGGCATTCCGAAAGAGGCGGGTATAATGAAAGCCTTGATCAAAGAATATTCACCAAGCAAGAGTATTTTGGGCGTGTGCCTCGGTCATCAGGGCATTGCCGAAAGTTTTGGCGGTACTTTGTATAACCTGCCCAATGTGTTGCACGGGGTTACCTCTACTTTGCAGATTATGGATAGCAAAGAAAAATTGTTTGATTCGTTGCCGATGGAGTTTACCGTTTGTCATTACCACTCGTGGGTGGTAGATCCGAACACGTTGCCTGTGGAAGTTAAAATTACGGCCAACAATGCACAAGGCTTGGTGATGGCAATCGCTCATCAAAAATATGATGTGCGTGGTGTGCAGTTTCACCCCGAGTCGATCATGACGGAATATGGAAAACAGATGATGAAGAACTGGTTGTTAATTTGA
- a CDS encoding chorismate-binding protein, giving the protein MNFELVTSVRRLLADTITPVNIYLKLRDVYAGSVLLESSDYHGHENSLSFIGCDPVASFTLADQSLVLTFPDGREVIKQISPDEVLQALEDFKNTFTYQAGLSKYPYAGFFGYLSYDSIRFFEKVDIQRSQGSIPDAVYKLFRYVIVIDHFSNELHLFENQVKGFEQPRGGIDRLEKLIYSNRFATFSFEATETEKSNLSNEQYVAMVEKGITHCHRGDVFQIVLSRRFFQPFRGDEFNVYRALRSINPSPYLFYFDFGSFKIFGSSPEAQIQIKNGEAHIYPIAGTFKRTGNDGEDAALAEKLSLDEKENAEHVMLVDLARNDLSRSSENVQVEVFKEIQYYSHVIHLVSKVSGKLKEKASTLQVAADTFPAGTLSGAPKPMALSLINQYENLNREFYGGAIGFLGFDNSFNHAIMIRTFLSRNNQLVFQAGAGVVAKSSPESELQEVNNKVAALRKAIGMAELI; this is encoded by the coding sequence ATGAATTTTGAACTTGTAACATCCGTTCGCAGGTTATTGGCCGATACCATAACACCGGTCAATATCTATTTAAAACTCCGCGATGTGTATGCCGGAAGTGTGCTATTGGAGAGCTCTGATTATCATGGTCATGAAAATAGTCTTTCGTTTATAGGCTGCGACCCCGTGGCTTCTTTTACTCTTGCCGATCAGTCGCTGGTGTTAACTTTTCCGGATGGGCGAGAGGTGATCAAACAAATTTCTCCAGATGAGGTATTGCAAGCGTTAGAAGATTTTAAAAATACATTCACCTATCAAGCTGGCCTTTCCAAGTATCCGTACGCAGGCTTTTTTGGTTACTTGTCGTACGATAGTATTCGCTTCTTCGAAAAGGTGGACATACAGCGTAGTCAGGGCTCCATTCCTGATGCCGTTTACAAATTGTTTCGGTATGTAATTGTGATCGATCATTTCAGCAATGAGTTGCATCTTTTTGAAAACCAGGTAAAAGGATTCGAGCAACCACGGGGTGGAATTGATCGACTAGAAAAACTTATTTACAGCAACCGATTTGCAACCTTTTCTTTTGAGGCAACGGAAACGGAAAAATCAAACCTTTCCAATGAGCAATATGTAGCGATGGTGGAAAAAGGAATTACCCATTGCCATCGAGGCGATGTTTTTCAAATCGTGCTATCGCGCAGATTTTTTCAACCCTTTAGGGGAGATGAATTTAATGTTTACCGGGCACTGCGATCGATTAACCCATCGCCTTATCTTTTTTATTTTGATTTTGGAAGTTTCAAAATTTTTGGTTCATCACCTGAAGCGCAAATACAAATCAAAAATGGCGAGGCACATATTTACCCAATAGCCGGAACATTTAAGCGAACCGGAAACGATGGGGAAGATGCCGCATTAGCAGAAAAGTTGAGCCTCGATGAGAAAGAAAATGCCGAGCATGTGATGTTGGTGGATTTGGCAAGGAACGATTTGAGCCGCAGCTCTGAAAACGTACAGGTAGAAGTGTTCAAAGAGATTCAATATTATTCGCATGTCATTCACTTGGTTTCAAAGGTATCAGGAAAGTTGAAAGAGAAAGCAAGTACGCTACAAGTGGCGGCCGATACCTTTCCGGCAGGCACCCTATCGGGCGCACCCAAACCCATGGCACTTTCGCTAATAAATCAATATGAAAACTTGAACAGAGAATTTTATGGTGGAGCAATTGGTTTCTTGGGTTTTGACAATAGCTTTAATCACGCCATTATGATTCGGACTTTTTTGAGCCGAAACAATCAACTTGTATTTCAAGCAGGTGCTGGCGTGGTCGCTAAGTCATCGCCCGAAAGCGAACTGCAAGAAGTGAATAATAAAGTAGCTGCTTTGCGAAAGGCGATCGGAATGGCGGAATTGATTTAG
- a CDS encoding 30S ribosomal protein THX, translating to MGKGDKKSKKGKISIGSYGNSRRKKQIKERLKRSASKKKVVATEGKEKVKKVAKKATA from the coding sequence ATGGGTAAAGGGGACAAAAAATCAAAAAAAGGAAAGATATCAATCGGTAGCTACGGCAACTCTCGCAGAAAGAAGCAAATTAAGGAAAGACTGAAGCGATCAGCCTCTAAGAAAAAAGTAGTGGCTACAGAAGGAAAAGAGAAAGTGAAAAAAGTGGCAAAGAAGGCAACCGCATAA
- a CDS encoding transposase yields the protein MNHIQLKESIIAEYLSTGLSFRKLGSKYGVNFRNVHRWVMQYQGRMNKSAINKRTKAIADLAKEALPTDVKQLQSELRKARLLNEVLTEVINIAEEELGLPIRKKSGTK from the coding sequence ATGAATCACATACAATTAAAAGAAAGTATTATTGCGGAGTATTTATCCACTGGGTTAAGTTTTCGCAAATTGGGCTCCAAATACGGGGTGAATTTTCGTAACGTTCACCGCTGGGTAATGCAATACCAAGGCCGCATGAATAAATCAGCAATTAACAAACGTACAAAGGCCATCGCAGATTTAGCCAAAGAAGCTCTACCCACAGATGTAAAACAGCTTCAATCGGAACTGCGTAAGGCCCGGCTGCTTAATGAAGTTCTCACTGAAGTAATTAACATTGCTGAAGAGGAACTTGGCTTGCCGATCCGAAAAAAGTCTGGCACCAAGTAG
- a CDS encoding IS3 family transposase: MLCSLLGYSRQAYYQQIKVQAREALQEDLLVQEVVRIRKTQKRIGTRKLLIMMNVFMHNHAISIGRDAFFEILRNQGLLVRKRKRSKPQTTFSNHWLRKYQNLIIGFVPNAPNQLWVSDITYIHLEKGFAYLSLVTDAYSHKIIGFYLCEDLSAKGCVLALKMALKGNPSHDNLIHHSDRGLQYCSHDYVSLLEENHIQISMTQNGDPLENAMAERVNGILKDELLEICYPTFAQAQVAIASAISIYNFQRPHSSVDMLTPVVAHTKSGELKKHWKNYYVINKRKEAVVCENA, from the coding sequence ATGCTTTGTTCATTACTTGGTTATAGTCGACAGGCGTATTACCAGCAAATTAAAGTTCAAGCACGGGAAGCCTTGCAAGAGGATTTACTGGTGCAAGAAGTGGTGCGCATCCGCAAAACACAAAAACGGATTGGCACTCGAAAGTTATTGATCATGATGAATGTTTTTATGCACAACCATGCGATCAGCATAGGCCGTGATGCCTTCTTTGAGATATTGCGTAACCAAGGGTTATTGGTTAGAAAAAGAAAACGCTCCAAGCCCCAAACAACGTTTTCCAATCACTGGCTGCGAAAGTACCAGAACCTCATTATTGGTTTTGTTCCCAATGCACCTAACCAACTGTGGGTAAGCGATATAACCTATATCCATTTAGAAAAAGGCTTTGCCTATCTGAGTTTGGTTACAGATGCCTACAGCCACAAGATTATTGGGTTTTATCTCTGCGAAGATCTTTCTGCTAAAGGATGTGTGCTGGCATTAAAAATGGCATTGAAGGGTAACCCCTCCCATGATAACCTTATCCATCATTCTGATAGAGGGCTACAATATTGTAGTCATGATTATGTGTCATTATTGGAAGAAAACCATATTCAAATTTCGATGACACAAAACGGTGACCCTCTTGAAAATGCAATGGCCGAAAGAGTGAATGGAATTCTTAAAGATGAATTGTTGGAGATTTGTTATCCAACTTTTGCTCAGGCACAGGTAGCGATCGCGTCTGCCATTAGTATCTACAATTTCCAGCGGCCACATTCCAGTGTGGATATGCTCACTCCTGTTGTAGCGCATACTAAATCAGGAGAGCTGAAGAAGCATTGGAAGAATTACTATGTGATTAACAAAAGAAAGGAGGCTGTTGTATGTGAAAATGCCTAA
- the tnpA gene encoding IS200/IS605 family transposase: MANTYTQVHIQFVFAVQNRISLIQASWEEELFKYITGIVKNTKHKMIAINGMPDHLHMFVGLHPTQSMSDLMRVVKGESSEWINKRGFIKGKFQWQEGYGAFSYGHSQIDSVYNYIMNQKRHHAKTSFIEEYKQLLEKFEVAFDERFILKPAE, from the coding sequence ATGGCCAATACCTATACGCAAGTTCACATCCAATTTGTTTTTGCAGTTCAAAATCGCATCAGTTTAATCCAGGCGTCTTGGGAAGAAGAGCTTTTCAAATACATCACTGGTATTGTCAAGAACACCAAACATAAGATGATAGCCATCAACGGAATGCCAGACCACTTACATATGTTTGTCGGTTTACATCCCACACAATCCATGTCTGATTTAATGCGCGTGGTGAAAGGGGAATCATCAGAATGGATCAATAAGAGAGGTTTTATCAAAGGCAAATTTCAATGGCAAGAAGGGTATGGTGCTTTTTCTTATGGGCATAGCCAAATAGACAGCGTTTACAATTATATAATGAATCAAAAAAGGCATCACGCTAAGACATCTTTTATTGAAGAATACAAACAATTATTGGAGAAATTCGAGGTGGCTTTTGACGAACGATTTATCCTAAAACCAGCCGAATAA